The Rhodococcus sp. B50 DNA window TGATCGGCAAGCCGCGCGGGGTCATCGAGCGGACGGTGCCGGAGGTCCTCGATCTGGTGGGGCTGTCGGGCAAGGCCGACCGGCTACCCGCCGAACTGTCGGGTGGTGAACAGCAGCGCGTGGCGATCGCGCGCGCGTTCGTCAATCGTCCGCTGGTGCTGATGGCCGACGAGCCGACCGGCAACCTCGACCCCGAGACGAGCCAGGACATCATGCTGCTGCTCGAACGCATCAACCGCACGGGCACGACGGTGCTCATGGCGACCCACGATCACCACATCGTCGACTCGATGCGGCGACGGGTCGTCGAACTCGATCTCGGACGCGTCGTGCGCGACGAGGCGCGCGGCGTCTACGGCGTCGGCCGGTAGATCCCGTCACCCGAGCACTCCCACCAGGCAACCGAAGGATTCCCACCCGATGCGTGCCAGCTTCCTGTTCAGCGAGGTCACCACCGGCCTGCGCCGCAACCTCACCATGACCATCGCGATGATCCTCACCACGGCGATCTCCCTCGCGCTGTTCGGTGCGGGTCTGCTCGTGGTCCAGATGGCGGGCAAGACGGAGCGGATCTTCCTCGACCGCGTCGAGGTGCAGGTGTTCCTGACCGAGGACATCTCCTCGCTCGATCCGGAATGCGAGCAGGACCTCTGCTCCGCCCTGCGCAGCGACCTGGAGAACACCGACGACGTGGTGTCGGTCCAGTATCTGAGCCGCGACGACGCGGTCCTCGACGCCACCGAACGCGTCTTCGCCGATCAGCCCGAGCTCGCCGAACTGGTGAGTGCCGACAGCTTCCCCGCGTCGTTCAAGATCAAGATGTCCGATCCGGATCGCTTCGCCGCGATCCAGGACGACTTCGGCGCCAGGCCGGGTGTCGACAGCGTCCTGAACCAGCAGGATCTCGTCGAGCGCCTCTTCGGTGTGCTCGGGGGCATCCGCAACGGTGCCTTCGCCATCGCCACGATCCAGGCCGTCGCGGCCGTGCTCCTCATCGCCAACATGGTGCAGATCGCGGCCTTCACCCGCCGCACCGAGGTCGGCATCATGCGACTGGTCGGCGCGACCCGCTGGTACACGCAGCTGCCCTTCCTCCTCGAAGCGGTGATCGCCGCCATCGTGGGCGCCGCGCTCGCCATCGGCGGCCTGTTCGTCGCCAAGAGCATGTTCGTCGACGACATGCTCACCGACGTCTACGACGCGAACATCGTCGCCCGCATCACCGACAGCGACATCCTTCTGGTCTCGCCGTTCCTGGTGCTCGTGGGGGTCGGAATGGCCGCGTTCACCTCGTACGTGACCTTGCGTCTGTACGTGCGTGAATAACGTGTTGTGCGAGGTTCCTATGCTGGACGGTGTTCTGTTCGATCGATCGTGGACCGGAAAGGCCTGCACGTGAAGGAAAAGGGCCGGAAGGTCATCGCGACCAACCGCAAGGCGCGCCACAACTACACCATCATCGACACCTACGAGGCGGGAGTCGCACTCGTGGGCACGGAGGTCAAGAGCCTGCGCGAGGGCAAGGCATCCCTCGTCGACGCGTTCGCGACGGTGGACGACGGTGAAGTATGGCTTCGCGGGTTGCACATACCCGAATACGGGCACGGCACGTGGACCAACCACGCCCCTCGTCGTACCCGCAAACTGCTGCTGCACCGACGGGAGATCGACGCGCTCGTCGGCAAGACCCGTGAGGGCAACCAGACGCTCGTGCCGCTGTCGATGTACTTCTCCGATGGCAAGGTCAAGGTCGAGCTCGCGCTCGCCAAGGGCAAGCAGGACTACGACAAGCGTCAGGATCTCGCACGCCGGACCGCCGAACGCGAGGTGACCCGCGAGCTCGGCCGGCGGGTGAAGGGCATGAGCCGCTGATCGCGGTCGCGCTCGCGCTGCTCGCCGCGGTCGGCTACGGCCTGAGCGATTTCGCGGGGGGCGCGGCATCGCGGCGCGCGAGTGCGCTCGGTGTCGTCGCGGTCACCTACCCGGTCTCGCTCGTCGTCTCCCTCGTCGCGGCGTCCGTCGTCGGTGGCGACATCACCGCCGAGTCGCTGGCGTGGGGTGCAGCAGCGGGCGTGGCCGGCGGGATCGCCGTCTGGTGGTTCTACCTCGCGCTGGCCGACGGGCCGATGTCGGTGGTCTCTCCGGTCACCGCGGTGGTCGTGGCGGGAATTCCTGTGCTCGTCGGCATTGCATTGGGGGATCGCCCCGGGCTGCTCGCCTATCTCGGCATCGTCGTCGCCGTCGTGGCGGTCGGGCTGGTCAGCCGCGAGTCCGACGAGACCGTCACGGGTGTCGGACACTCGCGCTTCACGTCGACGATCGCGTGGTTGACCGTCGGATCCGGTATCGCATTCGCGTTGTCGTTCGTCGGGCTCGGCCAGGTCGAGACCGGCACGGGGCTGTGGCCGCTCGCGGCGTCCCGCGCCACCGCCACGCTGGTGGTGTGGCTCGTGATCGCGTTCTCGTGGCGCGCGGTGGTGTGGCCGATCGGGTCCCTCCTGCCGATCCTCGTGGGGATCGGCATGATCGACGTGATCGCGAACGGTGCCCTGCTCTTCGCCTACCAGCACGGTCTGCTGTCCCTCGTGAGCGTGATCGCCGCCCTGTATCCGGCGGTGACGGTGCTGCTCGCCGTCATCGTGCTCGGTGAGCGGGTGAGCCGGGTGAAAATTCTCGGGCTGGTAGCGGCAGGATTCGCCGTCGCGCTCGTCAGCCTGCCGGGCTGATTCGCCCCGGAGGGGGTGACGCCGAGCCGGTACCGCGGCTGGAGAGGAGATGTGAGCAGGCTCATGACCCGGTCGCGAATCGTTTCGAGAAATGGGAATGACATCGTGCCTCGAGGTCGTTACAGTAGGTAGTCCTGCGACAGTCGCAGGTGCGTACGGGGCTGAACGGTTTCGACTGCGTACGTTGAGCAAGGGGAAGCGTGTCGGTGCAGGCAAGAGACCACCGTAAGCGTCGCTGCAACCAATTAAGCGCCGAGTCCACTCAGCGCGAGTACGCCCTCGCTGCCTAAGCGAGCGCGTCTCTGTCAGCCCGGGTTTGCTCTCGACCCGGATCCTGGCATCGACTAGAGAGCTCTACCGTGCGGCTCGGTCGCGGAGACGTACGGGACAGCAAACAGCGACTGGGATCGTCATCTCGTCTTGTTCGCGAGAACGGGAGATCCGAGTAGAGACATAGCGAACTGCACACGGAGAAGCCCTCGCAAGGCGGCGGAGGACCCGGGTTCGATTCCCGGCAGCTCCACCATCGACCCGGGTAGGAGATCGACATTCGATCACCTACCCGGGTTTCGTCGTTCGGGGATCGTTCCCGGCGGAGATGAGCGGCGACAGTGCTCGGTAGAAGCGGCAGGGCCTTGAGAAGAAACAGCAGTGCCCGCCGCCGAGACTCCGGTGTGAGAGTTGTCGACGGCGGGCACGGTCGCGCTGTCGGTCCCGGACGACGCCGAGACAGCGAGAGCGAAACGAAGGAATGTCCTCCCCGGCACGGCCTTCATTTCGATGTCTGAAGTTAGCCGACCGAATTATCGGTCGCCAACATGACTATTGAGTCAGATACTTTGGTCCCATCGATGTGATGACCTTTTCGTCCGGATCCGTATCGAAGCCGAGATCGGGGTACTCATCCCGCGCGTGCCGACAGGTCGGCGGGCAAGATGAGGACACATCGTCGACGAGGAGAACACATGGCGCACGAACGAGCGGGACAGCCGGCCACGGCAGCGGATCTCGAGGACCTCGCACATCTGGTCACCGCCTACTACACCGTGCAGCCCGATCCCGAGAACGTCTCCCAGCAGGTGGCATTCGGCACCTCCGGTCACCGAGGCTCGAGTCTCGACGGTGCGTTCAACGAACACCACATCCTTGCGACCACCCAGGCTATCGTCGAATACCGCGCGCAGCAGGGCACCTCGGGCCCGCTGTTCCTCGGCCGCGACACGCACGCGCTGTCCGAACCGGCCTGGGCGAGCGCACTCGAAGTGCTCGTCGCGAACGGTGTCGAGGTGGTGGTCGACTCCCGCGACCGCTACACCCCGACACCCGCGGTCAGTCACGCGATACTGCAGCACAACGCCGGATCCGGGGCCCGTGCCGACGGCATCGTGGTCACCCCCTCGCACAATCCGCCCCGCGACGGCGGGTTCAAGTACAACCCGCCGTCCGGTGGACCGGCCGACAGCGATGCGACCTCGGTCATCGCCACCCGCGCCAACGAACTGCTCGCCGCCGGACTCGACGGGGTGAAGCGGGTGCCGCTCTCCTCGGCCCTCGCCTCCGCCGGACGGCACGACTTCCTCGCCGCCTACATCGACGACCTGCCGAACATCGTCGACCTCGACGTCGTCCGTGCCGCGGGGGTACGGATCGGTGCGGACCCCATGGGCGGTGCGAGCGTCGACTACTGGGGCGAGATCGCCGAACGGCACGCGCTCGACCTCACCGTGGTCAATCCGCTCGTCGATGCCACCTGGCGGTTCATGACGCTCGATACCGACGGCAAGATCCGCATGGATTGCTCGTCGCCGAACGCGATGGCATCGCTGATCGGCAACCGGGAGGCCTACGACCTTGCGACGGGCAACGACGCCGACGCCGACCGGCACGGCATCGTCACCCCCGACGCGGGTCTGCTCAACCCGAACCACTATCTCGCCGTCGCGATCGACTACCTGTTCCGCAACCGGCCCGGCTGGGCGGAGTCGAGCAAGGTGGGCAAGACGCTGGTGAGTTCGTCGATGATCGACCGGGTCGCCGCCGGAGTGGGCCGCGACCTGCTCGAGGTGCCGGTCGGCTTCAAATGGTTCGTGCCCGGCCTGAGCGACGGCTCGCTGGGCTTCGGGGGGGAGGAGAGCGCCGGTGCCTCCTTCCTCCGGCGCGACGGCTCGGTGTGGACCACCGACAAGGACGGCATCGTGCTCGCCCTGCTCGCAGCGGAGATCACCGCGGTGACGGAGAAGAGCCCGTCCCGGTACTACGCAGAACTCGTCGACCGGTACGGCGACCCCGCCTATGCACGCGTGGATGCCCCTGCGACCCGCGAGCAGAAGGCGGTGCTGTCGAAGTTGTCGCCCGAGCAGGTCGGTGCCACCGAACTCGCCGGGGAACCGATCATCGCGACGCTCACCGCGGCGCCGGGCAACGGGGCCGCGATCGGTGGGCTCAAGGTCACCACCGAGAACGCGTGGTTCGCCGCCCGCCCCTCCGGCACCGAGGACGTGTACAAGATCTACGCCGAATCGTTCCGTGGCCCCGACCATCTCGCCGAGGTCCAGCAGGCGGCGCGCGAACTCGTCTCGTCCGTCCTGTCCTGAGCGCGGGCGCCCACCGCGCTGACCGGCGAGGTCGTGCGCCTCGCTAACATCGTGGGCATCATGCGGACACGTGACGCGGCGTTGCCGCGGGAAATCTGGGTTCTGGTCGTCGCGAGCTTCGTGATCGCGCTCGGCTTCGGTCTCGTGGCTCCCGCGCTGCCGCAATTCGCGCGCAGCTTCGACGTCGGTGTCACGGCGGCGACCGTCGTCGTGTCGTCGTTCGCGGCGATGCGACTGCTGTTCGCACCCGCGAGCGGATCGCTGGTGCAGAAGCTGGGGGAGCGGCCCGTCTACATCACGGGTCTGCTCATCGTCGCCCTGTCGACCGGGGCGTGCGCGTTCGCCGCGAGTTACTGGCAGCTGCTCGTCTTCCGGGCCCTCGGCGGTATCGGGTCGACGATGTTCACCGTGTCGGCGCTCGGGCTGCTCGTGCGGATCGCACCTGCCGATGCCCGCGGGCGCGTCTCGGGCCTGTATGCGACGAGCTTCCTCATGGGCAACATCCTCGGCCCGCTCGTCGGTGGTGCGCTGATCGGACTGGGTCTGCGCGCACCCTTCCTCATCTATGCCGTGGCGCTGCTCGTGGCGGCCTCGGTCGTGGGGATCAGCCTGCGCTCGTCCCATCTCGCCCGCCCCGACGCCGGGGACGGTGTGCCCGTCATGCGGCTGCGCGATGCGCTGCGCTCACCGGTCTACCGCGCGGCGCTCGGATCGAACTTCGCCAACGGCTGGGTGGTGTTCGGGGTCCGCGTCGCGATGGTGCCGTTGTTCGTCGTCGAGGCCCTCGACGAGGGGGAGGCGTTCGCGGGTGTCGCGCTGACGGCGTTCGCGGTGGGCAACGCACTCGTCCTCATCAAGTCCGGCAAGCTGTCCGACAGGTTCGGGCGACGGCCCTTCGTCCTGGCCGGCCTGGTGGTGTGCGGGGTCAGCACGATCGCGATGGGATTCACCGAGAGCGTCGTGTGGTTCCTCATCACCTCGTTCGTGGCGGGCATGGGCTCGGGACTGTCGAACCCCTCGCAGCAGGCCGCGGTCGCCGACGTCGTGGGCAGCAAGGCACGGGGCGGGCCGGTGCTCGCCGCCTTCCAGATGGTCGCCGACGTCGGCGCGGTGATCGGTCCGATCGCGGCCGGTTTCCTCGCGGACCGGTTGTCGTACTCGACGGCCTTCGCGGTCACGGGCGTGATCATGCTCGCGGCGACCGTGCCGTGGTTCGTCGCCGGGCGCACCCGCGTCGCCGAGCAGGCCGCACCGGTGACCGGCGACACGGCGCGGTGAGTCGACCGCCGAGTATTGTCGCCGGCATGTGGGTCGGTCTCGTCTCCACGCTCGCCCGATTCGGTCTGGCAGCGGTGTGGCTCGTCTCCGGTTGGGTGAAGTTCTCGGACCCGACACAGACCGTCGTGGCGGTACGGGCGTACCAGATCCTGCCCACCGACTGGGTGCGGCCGTTCGCCGCGGCCTTTCCCGTGCTCGAACTGGTCCTGGGGCTGGTCCTGCTGGTGGGATCGGCGACCCGCGTCGCAGCGCTCGTCAGCGCACTCGGGCTGGTCGCGCTCGTCGTCGCGATCGCCTCGGCGTGGGCGCGCGGTCTGTCGATCGACTGCGGCTGCTTCGGGGGAGGTGGCATGGTCGAGGGTGTCGACGGCCGCGACTACGCGATCGAGATCGCCCGGGACGTCGGCTTCCTGGCGATGTCGATGTGGCTGGTCGTCCGACCGCGCACCTGGTTCGCGCTCGGTCCGGGCTCGCGGACTTCCCTCTCAGCGGCCCCTCAGCCGTCGATGGCAGAGTGAGATCGTCTATCCCACCGACGAGCAGCAGAGGGCAGCATCCGTGAGCGCGAAGAAGGTCCCATCCGCCAAGTACACACCGGAGCCGACGTCGAACAGGTTCACCTACATTCTCGGCGGCATCGCGGTCCTGGTGATCGGTGCGCTCGTCGTCGGCGGTGTCCTGTGGTCCTCGGGTGGCAGCGACCCCCGCAACGACGGCTACGGCACCGTGCAGAACGCCGCGGTGGAGGTGTCGATCCAGGACGACGGTGCGATCCTGCTGGGCCGCCCGGACGCCATGAGGACCATCGACCTGTTCGAGGACCCGATGTGCCCGTACTGCGCCGAACTCGAGCACAAGCACTCGCAGGAGCTCGCCCAGGCGATCGACGACGGGCAGCTGGCGGTGCGGTATCGGATGCTCGCCTTCCTGGACGGGGCGTCGAGCAGTGGTGACTACTCGACCCGCGCGGTAGCAGCGGCGCAGTGCGTCGCCGAGAGCGGGGACGCCCGCGCGTTCTCCGCCTTCCACGACGCGTTGCTCTCGCCCGACAACCAGCCTGCCGAGGGCGGCAACGGCGACATCGACAACGCCGGTCTCGCGCAGATGGCCCGCGACGCGGGTGCTTCCGAGGACGTCACGCAGTGCATCACCGACGGCGCCCGGGTCGAGGAGGCCTCGGCCGACGCGGAGGCGGGACGGCAGTTGCTCGCAACGACCGGAGCGGCCGGCACCCCGGCCGTCGTGTACGAGGGAACCGTCGTCGACGCCCTCGGCAACGAGAACTGGGTGACCGAACTCGTCGGATAGATCGCACGGTGACGGGAGCGCGCGTCGGGCGCGTGCTCCCGTCACCATCGCGTCGTCTACCAGGCGATTTGTTGGCGCCGAGCGCGATGGTGTAGTTTTCTTTCAGCGCGAAGGGGTCACCGGAGCGCGACGGTACAACCGAATACGGGGCTATGGCGCAGCTGGTAGCGCACCACACTGGCAGTGTGGGGGTCAGGGGTTCGAGTCCCCTTAGCTCCACAAGATCGCTACAGGCGAGAGTTCACGCTCTCGCCTGTAGTCTTCGGTGGCGGTCCCCGTCAGGGCCGTGCAAGGGGCTATGGCGCAGCTGGTAGCGCACCACACTGGCAGTGTGGGGGTCAGGGGTTCGAGTCCCCTTAGCTCCACTCTTCGATAGAACTTCTTCGCACGAAGTTCCTCGCAGCGCTGCAGCGGCCCCGCCGGTCGCGAGGCCGCCGCAGTCGCACTGTCTCAGTCTGTCGAGCCGGCGGACGTGTACAGCGTCAGACCCCAGCCCACGGTCGTCCGCTCGGGTTCCGCGAGACCGGCGGCCTCGAACAACGCCAGGTGGTCCTCGTGCGTACGCCCCCCGCCACCGCTGAGCGCGAAGTCGATGAGGTCGTCCTCGTAGTCGTGCTCACCTGCGGTCTCGTCGAGAACGTTGCCGAAGACGAGGATCCGGCCACCCGGGTTCAGTCCGGCCGCCGCCTGCTGCAGGACGTGTACGGCATCGGCATCGGGAAGTTCGTTCAGCCGCCCGGTCAGCAGTACCGCGTCGACCGGTTCGGGCCGGGCGCCGAGCATGCTGCCCGGCGCATACGCCACGCGCTCGTGCTCGCCGTGGATGCCGCGCAGGACCTCGATCTCCGACGGCGCGGCCACGACGGTCACTCGTGCCGACGGATTCGCCGTGACCAGCGCGTGGGCGTAGGAACCGGCGGCCTCACCGGTGACCATCACGGTCGAGATGTCGGTGGGCACCTTCGCGGCGAGGGCGCCGGCGAAGTAGACCGCCATCTCCGCTTCCTGCTCGTACCGGTCCGTCAGCAGCGCGGTGTCGTCCGCGACACGCTGCGCGAAACTCTTCCCGAATCGCTGCGCATCGTCCCCGCGGCCCGTGCGGACGGCGGCGAGCAGCGCGAGCATGCCGGCCAGCTCCCGCTGCGCGTGCACGCCGTCGAGGCGGAGTTCCTCGATGTGGTGGTCGTCCTCGAGTTCACGGCCGACGCCGGTGAGGCGGAACCGGCTCTCACCGAGATCCTCGGCCACCCCGACTGCGGCAAGATAGCGCAGCAGTCTGCCCAGGCCGGCGCGGTCCGTCCCCGTCTTGGCGACGAGTTCGTCGAGGGTGCGCGGAGAGGCGTCGAAGGCTGTCGCCAGGCCGATGGTCGCCGCGACCCGCAGCGCGAAACCCGGTGCGATCTCGGCCAATTCGTCGAAGCGGTCACGCTCGTCCTCGGTCGCCTCGAAATCGGGCAGGGAGGCGTCGGTCTCCGATACCGCGACCTCCTGGCGACGCCAGTATCCGGTGACCTCCACCTGTTCCTTGGGCAGGCCCTTCTCGTTGCGCAGCCACCGCCGGATCGGGGTGAGCGTGAGGGTCTCCCCGGCCACCCAGGCGAAGACCTTTCCGTCCCACCACTCGGCGCCTTGGAGAGCGTCGAACAACAGGGTGGTCGTGCCCGGCTCGGCGCCGTCGCGGCTGAGCCAGGTCAGCTCGACCCCGTCGGGAACGGGCAACTCCTGACGATGCGACTCGTCGGCGATCTCGACGAAGACCTGACCGCGTGCCCCGTGCGGCCAGTTCTCGAGCCAACGCCCGATGGCCGGCAGTGCCGTCTCATCGCCCGCCACGAGCGTCCAGTCCACACCGACCGGGTGCCCGGCCGACGACTTCGGTCCGGCGATCTGGATCGTCTCGCCCGGCTCCGCACGGTACGACCAGCTCGACGCGGGACCCACGCCGTGGCGTACGAAGTCCACGTCGATCTCACCGGCGACCGGATCCCAGCGTCGCACGGTGTAGGTGCGCATGAGCAGCTTCGGATCGCGCGGCCAGTTCACCACGCCGTCGGCCTGGGTCGGGCCGAGGGCCTCGTCGAGATCCGGATGCTTGAACATCAACTTGAACTCGTCGTCGAGGCCGTCGGACCGGAACGCGCCGACCGGGCAGCCGTTCGGTGCGACGTGGGCCTGCAACTGTTCGCCCCCGAGGGTCACCCGCCGCATCCCGGGGCTCACGTCCGTCACGCGGAGCACCGTCAGATACCGCGTGGTGATCGGGAAGACCTCGATGGGGCGAAGACTACGGGCCATGTGTGTGTTCTCCTCGGCAAGGGATCGGGGTGGCGGGACGACCGGTCGTCCGGTCGTACGGCGACCTGCGCTTAGGCGAACCTTACTTCAGACGGCCTTCGATTGCCGCGTCCCGTCCTGCCCCGCGCGGCGGCCGTTCGCGTACAGCTCGTCGACGAGACGGGCGTACCGGGCGAGCACGCGATCGCGGATCGGGTGTCCGGCCGAGTCGAGATCGGCGTCGTCCGGTGGTGTGCCCACCGTGGCGAACCGGCGGACGCGTTCCCACGGATCCGAGCGGGCGTTGAGCTGCTCCACCGCCGCTGCAACCACCGAGTCGGGCGCCGTGGTGAACACGAGGCCGACGCAGTACGGACGCAGCTCCCCGGCCACGACGAGTTCACTGCCGGGGCAGACCCGCCGCCAGCGGTCGGCGAGTGCGGTCGGTCCGACGTATTTTCCGGTGCTGGTCTTGAAGGTGTCCTTGCGGTGGCCCGTGACGGTGACGA harbors:
- the ftsE gene encoding cell division ATP-binding protein FtsE; amino-acid sequence: MIRLENVSKSYKTSTRPALEGVSVHVEKGEFVFLIGPSGSGKSTFLRLLLREEKPTTGDIHVADFHVNRIPARRVPKLRQNLGCVFQDFRLLQRKTVAENISFALEVIGKPRGVIERTVPEVLDLVGLSGKADRLPAELSGGEQQRVAIARAFVNRPLVLMADEPTGNLDPETSQDIMLLLERINRTGTTVLMATHDHHIVDSMRRRVVELDLGRVVRDEARGVYGVGR
- the ftsX gene encoding permease-like cell division protein FtsX, which produces MRASFLFSEVTTGLRRNLTMTIAMILTTAISLALFGAGLLVVQMAGKTERIFLDRVEVQVFLTEDISSLDPECEQDLCSALRSDLENTDDVVSVQYLSRDDAVLDATERVFADQPELAELVSADSFPASFKIKMSDPDRFAAIQDDFGARPGVDSVLNQQDLVERLFGVLGGIRNGAFAIATIQAVAAVLLIANMVQIAAFTRRTEVGIMRLVGATRWYTQLPFLLEAVIAAIVGAALAIGGLFVAKSMFVDDMLTDVYDANIVARITDSDILLVSPFLVLVGVGMAAFTSYVTLRLYVRE
- the smpB gene encoding SsrA-binding protein SmpB → MKEKGRKVIATNRKARHNYTIIDTYEAGVALVGTEVKSLREGKASLVDAFATVDDGEVWLRGLHIPEYGHGTWTNHAPRRTRKLLLHRREIDALVGKTREGNQTLVPLSMYFSDGKVKVELALAKGKQDYDKRQDLARRTAEREVTRELGRRVKGMSR
- a CDS encoding DMT family transporter encodes the protein MIAVALALLAAVGYGLSDFAGGAASRRASALGVVAVTYPVSLVVSLVAASVVGGDITAESLAWGAAAGVAGGIAVWWFYLALADGPMSVVSPVTAVVVAGIPVLVGIALGDRPGLLAYLGIVVAVVAVGLVSRESDETVTGVGHSRFTSTIAWLTVGSGIAFALSFVGLGQVETGTGLWPLAASRATATLVVWLVIAFSWRAVVWPIGSLLPILVGIGMIDVIANGALLFAYQHGLLSLVSVIAALYPAVTVLLAVIVLGERVSRVKILGLVAAGFAVALVSLPG
- the pgm gene encoding phosphoglucomutase (alpha-D-glucose-1,6-bisphosphate-dependent): MAHERAGQPATAADLEDLAHLVTAYYTVQPDPENVSQQVAFGTSGHRGSSLDGAFNEHHILATTQAIVEYRAQQGTSGPLFLGRDTHALSEPAWASALEVLVANGVEVVVDSRDRYTPTPAVSHAILQHNAGSGARADGIVVTPSHNPPRDGGFKYNPPSGGPADSDATSVIATRANELLAAGLDGVKRVPLSSALASAGRHDFLAAYIDDLPNIVDLDVVRAAGVRIGADPMGGASVDYWGEIAERHALDLTVVNPLVDATWRFMTLDTDGKIRMDCSSPNAMASLIGNREAYDLATGNDADADRHGIVTPDAGLLNPNHYLAVAIDYLFRNRPGWAESSKVGKTLVSSSMIDRVAAGVGRDLLEVPVGFKWFVPGLSDGSLGFGGEESAGASFLRRDGSVWTTDKDGIVLALLAAEITAVTEKSPSRYYAELVDRYGDPAYARVDAPATREQKAVLSKLSPEQVGATELAGEPIIATLTAAPGNGAAIGGLKVTTENAWFAARPSGTEDVYKIYAESFRGPDHLAEVQQAARELVSSVLS
- a CDS encoding MFS transporter, with amino-acid sequence MRTRDAALPREIWVLVVASFVIALGFGLVAPALPQFARSFDVGVTAATVVVSSFAAMRLLFAPASGSLVQKLGERPVYITGLLIVALSTGACAFAASYWQLLVFRALGGIGSTMFTVSALGLLVRIAPADARGRVSGLYATSFLMGNILGPLVGGALIGLGLRAPFLIYAVALLVAASVVGISLRSSHLARPDAGDGVPVMRLRDALRSPVYRAALGSNFANGWVVFGVRVAMVPLFVVEALDEGEAFAGVALTAFAVGNALVLIKSGKLSDRFGRRPFVLAGLVVCGVSTIAMGFTESVVWFLITSFVAGMGSGLSNPSQQAAVADVVGSKARGGPVLAAFQMVADVGAVIGPIAAGFLADRLSYSTAFAVTGVIMLAATVPWFVAGRTRVAEQAAPVTGDTAR
- a CDS encoding MauE/DoxX family redox-associated membrane protein, coding for MWVGLVSTLARFGLAAVWLVSGWVKFSDPTQTVVAVRAYQILPTDWVRPFAAAFPVLELVLGLVLLVGSATRVAALVSALGLVALVVAIASAWARGLSIDCGCFGGGGMVEGVDGRDYAIEIARDVGFLAMSMWLVVRPRTWFALGPGSRTSLSAAPQPSMAE
- a CDS encoding DsbA family protein, whose amino-acid sequence is MSAKKVPSAKYTPEPTSNRFTYILGGIAVLVIGALVVGGVLWSSGGSDPRNDGYGTVQNAAVEVSIQDDGAILLGRPDAMRTIDLFEDPMCPYCAELEHKHSQELAQAIDDGQLAVRYRMLAFLDGASSSGDYSTRAVAAAQCVAESGDARAFSAFHDALLSPDNQPAEGGNGDIDNAGLAQMARDAGASEDVTQCITDGARVEEASADAEAGRQLLATTGAAGTPAVVYEGTVVDALGNENWVTELVG
- a CDS encoding siderophore-interacting protein, which gives rise to MARSLRPIEVFPITTRYLTVLRVTDVSPGMRRVTLGGEQLQAHVAPNGCPVGAFRSDGLDDEFKLMFKHPDLDEALGPTQADGVVNWPRDPKLLMRTYTVRRWDPVAGEIDVDFVRHGVGPASSWSYRAEPGETIQIAGPKSSAGHPVGVDWTLVAGDETALPAIGRWLENWPHGARGQVFVEIADESHRQELPVPDGVELTWLSRDGAEPGTTTLLFDALQGAEWWDGKVFAWVAGETLTLTPIRRWLRNEKGLPKEQVEVTGYWRRQEVAVSETDASLPDFEATEDERDRFDELAEIAPGFALRVAATIGLATAFDASPRTLDELVAKTGTDRAGLGRLLRYLAAVGVAEDLGESRFRLTGVGRELEDDHHIEELRLDGVHAQRELAGMLALLAAVRTGRGDDAQRFGKSFAQRVADDTALLTDRYEQEAEMAVYFAGALAAKVPTDISTVMVTGEAAGSYAHALVTANPSARVTVVAAPSEIEVLRGIHGEHERVAYAPGSMLGARPEPVDAVLLTGRLNELPDADAVHVLQQAAAGLNPGGRILVFGNVLDETAGEHDYEDDLIDFALSGGGGRTHEDHLALFEAAGLAEPERTTVGWGLTLYTSAGSTD